Proteins encoded together in one Rhinoraja longicauda isolate Sanriku21f chromosome 22, sRhiLon1.1, whole genome shotgun sequence window:
- the tp53inp2b gene encoding tumor protein p53-inducible nuclear protein 2 isoform X1 — MFHRLTSFFYGETEEIGPEAADLSLIEKEDDGWLIVDFPDDCNPPSSEEVLVVVETHVPDDTPPPAPSSLEPRCRSGGDSSPPCSSPRTLDESWFVTPPPCFTAEGQDEVQVASSPLENLLIEHPSMSVYADSNTNISTLEEPSQDINSGNTARARVERWAPPAPAAVLGRTGALEKANQIRRIQRAKQRAEKRQLSRNGIQRQNLARECRYHRTKHQGNFVYQPPRRQYNY, encoded by the exons ATGTTCCACCGACTCACCAGCTTTTTCTATGGGGAAACGGAAGAGATCGGCCCCGAGGCAGCCGATCTCAGCCTGATCGAGAAGGAGGATGACGGCTGGCTCATCGTCGATTTTCCAG ATGATTGCAATCCCCCCTCAAGTGAAGAAgtgttggtggtggtggagacccACGTGCCTGACGACACTCCTCCACCGGCCCCTTCTTCCCTTGAGCCCCGCTGTCGCAGTGGCGGCGACTCTTCACCTCCATGTTCTTCACCCCGCACTTTGGACGAGAGTTGGTttgtcacccctcccccctgttTTACTGCAGAGGGCCAGGATGAGGTCCAAGTGGCGAGCAGCCCTCTGGAGAACCTACTCATCGAGCATCCGAGTATGTCTGTCTATGCTGACAGTAACACCAACATCAGTACCCTGGAGGAGCCCAGCCAAGACATCAACAGTGG AAACACAGCTCGTGCCAGGGTGGAACGGTGGGCACCGCCAGCCCCTGCTGCAGTCTTAGGACGGACTGGCGCATTGGAAAAGGCCAATCAGATCCGCCGCATCCAACGGGCGAAACAACGGGCGGAGAAACGTCAACTGAGCCGCAACGGAATTCAGAGGCAGAACCTTGCAAGGGAATGTCGCTACCACCGGACCAAACATCAAGGCAACTTTGTGTACCAGCCACCCCGACGCCAATACAACTACTAA
- the tp53inp2b gene encoding tumor protein p53-inducible nuclear protein 2 isoform X2, with protein MFHRLTSFFYGETEEIGPEAADLSLIEKEDDGWLIVDFPEGQDEVQVASSPLENLLIEHPSMSVYADSNTNISTLEEPSQDINSGNTARARVERWAPPAPAAVLGRTGALEKANQIRRIQRAKQRAEKRQLSRNGIQRQNLARECRYHRTKHQGNFVYQPPRRQYNY; from the exons ATGTTCCACCGACTCACCAGCTTTTTCTATGGGGAAACGGAAGAGATCGGCCCCGAGGCAGCCGATCTCAGCCTGATCGAGAAGGAGGATGACGGCTGGCTCATCGTCGATTTTCCAG AGGGCCAGGATGAGGTCCAAGTGGCGAGCAGCCCTCTGGAGAACCTACTCATCGAGCATCCGAGTATGTCTGTCTATGCTGACAGTAACACCAACATCAGTACCCTGGAGGAGCCCAGCCAAGACATCAACAGTGG AAACACAGCTCGTGCCAGGGTGGAACGGTGGGCACCGCCAGCCCCTGCTGCAGTCTTAGGACGGACTGGCGCATTGGAAAAGGCCAATCAGATCCGCCGCATCCAACGGGCGAAACAACGGGCGGAGAAACGTCAACTGAGCCGCAACGGAATTCAGAGGCAGAACCTTGCAAGGGAATGTCGCTACCACCGGACCAAACATCAAGGCAACTTTGTGTACCAGCCACCCCGACGCCAATACAACTACTAA